A stretch of the Neofelis nebulosa isolate mNeoNeb1 chromosome 1, mNeoNeb1.pri, whole genome shotgun sequence genome encodes the following:
- the C1H5orf58 gene encoding putative uncharacterized protein C5orf58 homolog isoform X1, with protein MNFWTQEKAEMFKNNVTDHKLNMEAIIKNINMISLELKKMQELSQLLLCDLTLHFNHPLKTDDLEETEGKPPLFDESKISDVSFASNSFSV; from the exons ATGAATTTCTGGACTCAGGAGAAAGCAGAG aTGTTTAAGAATAATGTTACTGACCATAAGCTAAACATGGAAGccataattaaaaacattaacatgATTTCTTTGGAGTTGAAGAAGATGCAAG AGCTCTCCCAGTTGCTGCTTTGTGACCTTACTTTACATTTTAATCATCCTCTGAAGACAGATGACTtagaggaaacagaaggaaaaccgCCCCTCTTTGATGAATCTAAAATATCAGATGTGTCCTTTGCTTCTAACAGCTTTtctgtctga
- the C1H5orf58 gene encoding putative uncharacterized protein C5orf58 homolog isoform X2, protein MFKNNVTDHKLNMEAIIKNINMISLELKKMQELSQLLLCDLTLHFNHPLKTDDLEETEGKPPLFDESKISDVSFASNSFSV, encoded by the exons aTGTTTAAGAATAATGTTACTGACCATAAGCTAAACATGGAAGccataattaaaaacattaacatgATTTCTTTGGAGTTGAAGAAGATGCAAG AGCTCTCCCAGTTGCTGCTTTGTGACCTTACTTTACATTTTAATCATCCTCTGAAGACAGATGACTtagaggaaacagaaggaaaaccgCCCCTCTTTGATGAATCTAAAATATCAGATGTGTCCTTTGCTTCTAACAGCTTTtctgtctga